A segment of the Halovivax limisalsi genome:
AAACGCCTGCAACCAACGCCGGGGCGATCGAGGGACGAACGGCGAGCGCATCGGCCACCGACGCCCGACGACGAACCGGTGGGTCGGCTCACAGCGCGGCCGAGGCCGATTCGAAACACGGCGACCGTGGAGGGTCGATAATCGATCGGCGCTGAAGCGCTCGTCGTCGGTCGGCGAGATCGACTTTCGTCCGTATCGAAACCGAATTATGTGAACGGCGAACTACGTCGACGTGACAGGGAATCCACAATCGGTCCGGCGTGATACCCCGGCAGGCGGATCGGCGATCACGGCGAGCGGGAATTCGCTGGTCCGCGCTCGCCGGTCGACGAACGGTGTCTCCCGTCGAACTGAGAGACTCCACGATCGAAATGTTATCTACAACGACGGAACTGCTACCATGCATGACCGCGACGAGTGACGCACTACCTCGGGACGGTGGTTCTCGGTGACAGTACCGGGTGTCGGTCCGTGACCTCGAGAGAGACCGCCCTCCGGCTCACCGCAGCGATCGTGGCGATTCTTGCTCTCGCAGTCGTCGCGTCGGTCCTCCCCGACGTCATCGAGCCGGCCGGTGGCGGTGGCGGTGGCGTCTCCGACGGCAGCGGGACCAGCCAGCCGAACGTATCCGGGACGGAACCGGCCCCGGACAATCCCGGTAACGTGCTGTTCCTCCGACTCATCGTCGCCGGGCTCCTCGGCCTGTTCGTCGTGGCGATCGTCTGGATGGTACTCTACGACCGCCGGGAATTGCTCGCGTTACTCAGGCGGATGGCAGGCGTGGCGGTCGTCGTGGCCATCTTGCTGGCGGTGGTCGTCGCGGTCATGGAACCGCCGGAACTCGGGCCGATGGAAAACATGACGGGAACCGGCGGCGGAACCGGACCCGGGGAAGCGGGCCCCGCCCCGGGCGACTCGGGGGAGTCAAACACTGATTCGAATCTGCTTTCCGTAAACGACGTGTTGCTGTTCGCCGTGGTCCTGCTGGCCGTCGTGGCGATCGGCTACGTCCTCAAACGGCGCTTGGAACGCGATGACGGGGAGGTCGGGGAGACGCTCCCGGAAGAGACGCCCGCGGAGGAGGTGGCCGACGTCGCGGGAGCGACGGCCGACCGCATTCAGTCCGACGTCAACGGGGCCGTCGAGAACGAAGTGTTCCGGGCGTGGAAGCGGATGACCGAAGTACTCCCGGTCGACAATCCGGCATCGAGTACCCCGGGAGAGTTCGCCGACGCGGCGATCGACGCCGGCTTCGATCCCGACGACGTCGGCGAACTCACCTCGCTCTTCGAGGCCGTACGCTACGGGCCGGCCGACGCCACAGATATCGAGACCGACCGTGCCATTTCCATCATGCGACGCATCGAATCGGCCGCTGATACGGACGGACAACTTGAGGCCGCTCCGGGTGAGCGCGAATGAGTGCCCCCATCAAGTCGATCGTGCTGGCGCTGGCGCTCGCCTCGCTCGCGTTCGCGATCGGCGTCCTGTTCGACGTGGTCACGTTCAACGCGTCGACGGCCCTGTTGACGGGACTCGGCGCGCTGGCACTCGCGGGCGCCGCCTCGGGCCTTTCCGACGCCCGCCATCGACCGGACACGCCGTCGACGCCCGTCCCGGAACGCCGCGTCGAGGCGACGGTGCCCGAAACGTCGCCAGCCGAGGCGCTTTCCGAGTTCGAGGGGCGGGCCGACACCGACCGCAACGAGGCGTACACGACCTGGATCGCGCTCCGTCGGATCGCGGCCGAAACGCTGTCGCGTTACACGAAGTACGACGACGCGAGTGCGACCGAAGCGATCGACGCGGGCGCGTGGACGGACGACGAAACGGCCGCTCGCTACCTCGCGACGGACGAGTCCTCGGTCGAAGACGCCGGGCTCGCGATCCGGGAACGATTCACCACCGGTCGCGACCGGCTGCGGCGGGGCGCGATGCGGGCTCGCGTCGAGCGAACCGTCGACGCGATCGCCGCGATCCAGCGCGAGGCGGGTCGGATCGACGACCGGACGACGATCGAGGATTCGAACGACGACCGTCCGGTCGGCGACGTGGGCACGCGAACGACGACGCGAGCGCTCGAGGAGTCCGTACCGACCTCCCGCGTCGAGACCGGCCACTGGTGGGGCGTCGGATCGATCGCGCTGGGGTTGATCGGGCTCGGGGCGATCGCGGAGTTACCCGGCCTGTTGCTCGCCGGAACGGTCGCCGTCGGCTACGCCGGCTTCGCCCGATCGAGTTCGCCGGACGAGCCGAAACTCGATGTCGAGCGAACCGTCGCTCCCGAGGAGCCGGATCCCGGCGAGCGCGTCACCGTCGAAACCACGCTGACGAATCGGGGGCCGACGCTGTTCGACGTCCGCTTCATAGACGGGGTGCCGGGCGCACTCTCGGTCGAGGAGGGGAGCCCGCGGATCGCGACCCCGCTTCGTGCAGGCGCGTCGGTCACGGTCACCTACGAGGTCGAGGCCAGGCCCGGCACGCACGCGTTCGACCCCGCAATGGTGATCGTCGGCGACGCCTCGCGGTCGAGCGAGGTGGCGGTCCTCGTCCCGGAATCGACGACAATTGCGTGTCGACCGCGCCTCGAGCCCGCCGAGGCGGCGATTCCGCTCCGGCTGTCGGCCATCCGCCGCACGGGGCAGCTGACGATCCGGGAGGGCGGGTCGGGGACGGACTTTCACTCGGTGCGGGCCTACCAGTCGGGCGACCCGATCAACCGGATCGACTGGAATCGACACGCGCGGACCGGCGAGCTGGCGACGATCCAGTTCCACACCGAGCGGGCCACCCGCGTCCTCCTCGTGATCGACTCGCGGCGGGAGGCCTACGTCGCGCCGACGCCGTCCGCGATGCACGCCGTCGACCGGTCTGTGGGCGCAGCCGGCCGGATCGCGGCGAGCCTGCTCGACGACGGCGACGCGGTCGGCCTCTCCGCGATCGGCCCGACGACGCGATCGGGCGGGGAATCGGCCGACGGCGACGAGATTATCGAGAACACCTGCTGGATCCCGCCGGCGGCCGGCCCCGACCACCGGCTGTCGCTCCGGACCGCGCTGACGGGCCACCCGCAGTTCTCGACCGTTCCCGCGCCCGCGTCGCGGCTGTGGATCTCCCAGCTCGGCGAACTCAGGCAGCACCTCCGGGGCGAAACCCAGGTGATCCTCTTTACGCCGCTTTCGGACTTCGGGAGCGTGCTCATCGCCAGGCGATTCGCCTCGCGCGGTCACCCCGTGACGGTCGTCAGCCCCGACCCGACGACCGAGACGACGCCCGAGACGCAGCTCGCACGACTCTGTCGGACGTTGCGTCGCGACGATCTCCAGCGAAACGGGATTCCCGTCCTCGACTGGCCGGCCGACGAACGGATCGAGGCGCTGCTCGAACGGTACGCGAACCGGGGTGTCGTCCGATGACCGACCTCGATCGGCGACCGACGCGGCTCGCGAGCGTCGTCTCGGTGCTCGCGGCGGTCTGCGTGATCGGCTCGACCCTCGCAAACCCGGTCCCCGCGGCGCCGCTCGCGATCGTGGCCGCGCTGCTCGTCGCGACGGCGCTCTCGATCGGATCGCGGCCGGTGCTCGACGTCGGCGGCCTCGTCGCGATCGCCGCCGTCGCGGTCGGCGCCGCCGGGGCGCACCCGGCGTGGCCGCTCGTGGGCGCGGTGGCCGCGATCGTTTCCTGGGACCTCGGGGGCGCGGCGATCAGGCTCGGCCACCAGGTCGGCCGGGCGGCGGAGACGACGCGCCTCGAACTCTGGTACGTCGTCACGAGCGTGGGTGTCGGAGCCGGAACCGGCACCGTGGCCTACGCCGCCTACACGATCGCCGGCGGTGGACTCTCGCTCGACGCCGCGGTGTTGCTGCTCCTCGCGGGCGTCCTCGCGACGCTGGCGCTCGGCGCTCGCTTCGACTGGGGCGACGGCGGCGTCGGCGTGCTGCGCTGATCGGCCGCGCGGGCCCGCACTCGCGTGTCGCCAGCGACCGCCCGGTGACGCGGTTCACTCCGAGACGGGCGCGTCGACGTATTCCTCGTTGACTTCCCAGCCGCCGTCGTCGTCGCGAACCATGTACTCGCCGTAGAAGGGAACCCGGGTCTCGACGATCGTCCGGAACGCCTCGCGAATCTCCGATTCGGTCATCGCACCCATCGAGCGGTGATCGTCGGTGCGGTTGAGACAGCCCGTGAGGCGCCCGTCGGGGGTCACTCGAACCCGGTGGCAGTTCGCACAGAACGTCGGGTTCTCGACCGGATCGACGACCTCGACCATCCCCGCAGGCCCGTCGATCGCGTCGGGCGATTCCGGCGCGACCCCATCGGCACCATCGCTCTCCGCCGCATCGTCGTCGGCCGCCCGAATCCAGTACCGGGTTCGATCGTGCATCTCGCGGGTCTCGATCGCGACCGCCCGCTCGGCCAGCCAGTCGTGGACGCGCTCGATGTCGATCCGCCACTCCGGGTGGCCCGTCAGCTCCGGCATGTACTCGATGAGCTGGAGTCGAAGACCGGGGTTCGCCGCGACGTGGTCGACCATCTCGGGGACGTAGCCCGCCGTTCGCTCGAAGACCACCGTGTTGAGTTTGACCGGCTGGAGCCCGGCCTCGAGCGCCGCCTCGACGCCCGCCAGGACGGCGTCGTACGCGCCCGACTTCGTCACGGCGGCGAATGTCTCGGGGTCCATGGCATCCTGGGAAATGTTGACCCGTTGAAGGCCCGCCTCGACGAGATCCGCGGCGCGACCGGGGAGGAAGGTTCCGTTCGTCGTCATCGAGATCTCGAGTTCCGAGGGCGTGCGCTCGACGATCTCCTCGAGATCCGACCGCAACATCGGTTCACCGCCGGTGAACTTGACGGAGTCGACGCCGAACTCGGGGACGATCTCGAGGAATCGAACCACGTCGTCGGCGTCCATCTCGTCGTCCCGCGGCGCCATCGGCCCTCGCGTGTCGCCCAGCCCCTCGTTGTGGCAGTAGACGCAGTCGAAGTTACACCGATCGGTGAGCGAGACGCGAACGCCGGTCACCTCCCGCCCGAAATCGTCGGTGAGCACGGGACTATCTGGGAACCGAGCGCGTATAAAACACCGCAATGGCAGGGTCCGCGCACCGGCCCCGCTCGAACTAGACGTCGAGGCACGACGGTCGCGAACCGAACTCCAGCGCCGGGGCCGTCGATCGTCCCGTCGTGCGGACAGTCACGACAGCCTGCAGACCACTCATTTGACTCCGGGTCGTTGGAAGGGAGTATGGGCACAACCGCGGAACTCGTCATGCCGACCAGCGAGTTCGCACTCGCCCACACGCTCTCGGAAGCGTCGTCGCTCACCGCCGGGATCGAACCCCTCGTCGCCACCGACCCGGCGCGGGTGATGCCCTACGTCACGTTTCGCGGCCAGCGAGCGGACGTCGACGGGCTCGAATCGACGCTCGCGGCCGATCCGAGCGTGCGCGAGGCCACCGCACTCACGAACGGAGACGAGACCAGTCGGTTCAGAATCGAGTGGGATCCGACGGTGACGGAGACGGTCCGAACCTTGACCGAGACGGACGCGTCGATCCTCGAGGCGACCGCCGAGAACACCCACTGGCGGTTTCGACTCCTCGTCCCCCGCCGGGACGACCTGTCTCGAACGTACGACGCGGCCACCGAGGCCGGGCTCACGCTCGACGTCGTTCGGGTCCACGAGATGGAGTCCGACGAACGGAGTCGGTACGGGCTCACGGACGCGCAACACGAGACGTTGATCCAGGCGCTCGAACACGGCTACTACGAGATCCCCCGCACGGTCGACATGGAAGAACTCGCGACCCACCTCGAGATTTCTCACCAGGCGCTCTCGGAGCGACTTCGCCGTGCCCACCGCCGACTCGTCACCGAAGCGCTCGACGCGGATGACGACGGTGAGTGACCGTCTACCGATCCGGCTCCCGTCGCCACACCCGGCCCGTTGCGGCACAAAACCTACGCCATTCCCCGTGGAGACCGGACGTATGGACTCGGAGATGCTGACGGACCAGTGCGATCTGGTCGAACTGATCGAAGCCGAGGGCTGGGAGGTCACGGATCTCGAGCTCACGGCCTACGAGAGCCCCTGGGCCGACGAGGACGACCCCGAAGCCTCGGTAACGATCACGGCGAGAAAACCCTACACCGACGAGGAGGGCGACGACGGGGACGACGACAGCCCGTTCAAGATCAATTGAGCGAGCGTCGTCAACCAACGGGCGAGCGCCGTCCGTCGGTTGAACGAGGCTCGTCCGTCGGTTGTGCGAGCGCGACACCACTCCCGCGGGACGGCCCGACGGAGGCTAGCCCTTGATATTGCAGACGGGGAACGTCCGGGCGACTTTGTCGCCGATACCGAGTTCGTCCGAGACGCGGACGACCTCGTCGACGTCCTTGTAGACGCCCGGGGCCTCCTCGGCGACCGTCGCGCCCGACTGGGCCTTCACGAAGATCTGCTGGTCCCGCTCGAGTTCGTCCCGGACGTCGCCGCCCCAGTACTCGTTCTTCGCCCGCGTCCGACTCATCAGCCGGCCGGCGCCGTGGGCGGTCGAGCCGAACGTCAGGTCCATCGAGCGCTCGCCCCCGCGGAGGACGTAGCTGCCCGCGCCCATGCTGCCGGGGATGATGACCGGCTGGCCGACGTCGCGGTAGGCCGCTGGCACCTCGGGGTGGCCGGCCGGGAACGCCCGCGTCGCGCCCTTTCTGTGGACGTAGAGTTCCCGTTCGGTTCCGTCCGCGTCGATCGTGTGGGTCTCCTTCTTCGCGATGTTGTGGGCCACGTCGTAGAGGAGGTCCATCTCCATGGCCTCCCGATCGCGATCGAAGACGCGCTCGAACACGCGCCGGGTCCGGTGCATGATCAGCTGGCGGTTCACCCAGGCGAAGTTGATCGCGGCGTTCATCGCCCCGTAGTACTCCGCGGCGAGTTGCGAGCCGGCGGGCGCCGCCGCCAACTCCTTGTCGGGAAGCTGCGAGAGCAGCCCCTGGTGGTGCTGTT
Coding sequences within it:
- a CDS encoding DUF4129 domain-containing protein, with the translated sequence MTSRETALRLTAAIVAILALAVVASVLPDVIEPAGGGGGGVSDGSGTSQPNVSGTEPAPDNPGNVLFLRLIVAGLLGLFVVAIVWMVLYDRRELLALLRRMAGVAVVVAILLAVVVAVMEPPELGPMENMTGTGGGTGPGEAGPAPGDSGESNTDSNLLSVNDVLLFAVVLLAVVAIGYVLKRRLERDDGEVGETLPEETPAEEVADVAGATADRIQSDVNGAVENEVFRAWKRMTEVLPVDNPASSTPGEFADAAIDAGFDPDDVGELTSLFEAVRYGPADATDIETDRAISIMRRIESAADTDGQLEAAPGERE
- a CDS encoding DUF58 domain-containing protein, which encodes MSAPIKSIVLALALASLAFAIGVLFDVVTFNASTALLTGLGALALAGAASGLSDARHRPDTPSTPVPERRVEATVPETSPAEALSEFEGRADTDRNEAYTTWIALRRIAAETLSRYTKYDDASATEAIDAGAWTDDETAARYLATDESSVEDAGLAIRERFTTGRDRLRRGAMRARVERTVDAIAAIQREAGRIDDRTTIEDSNDDRPVGDVGTRTTTRALEESVPTSRVETGHWWGVGSIALGLIGLGAIAELPGLLLAGTVAVGYAGFARSSSPDEPKLDVERTVAPEEPDPGERVTVETTLTNRGPTLFDVRFIDGVPGALSVEEGSPRIATPLRAGASVTVTYEVEARPGTHAFDPAMVIVGDASRSSEVAVLVPESTTIACRPRLEPAEAAIPLRLSAIRRTGQLTIREGGSGTDFHSVRAYQSGDPINRIDWNRHARTGELATIQFHTERATRVLLVIDSRREAYVAPTPSAMHAVDRSVGAAGRIAASLLDDGDAVGLSAIGPTTRSGGESADGDEIIENTCWIPPAAGPDHRLSLRTALTGHPQFSTVPAPASRLWISQLGELRQHLRGETQVILFTPLSDFGSVLIARRFASRGHPVTVVSPDPTTETTPETQLARLCRTLRRDDLQRNGIPVLDWPADERIEALLERYANRGVVR
- a CDS encoding DUF7519 family protein, whose amino-acid sequence is MTDLDRRPTRLASVVSVLAAVCVIGSTLANPVPAAPLAIVAALLVATALSIGSRPVLDVGGLVAIAAVAVGAAGAHPAWPLVGAVAAIVSWDLGGAAIRLGHQVGRAAETTRLELWYVVTSVGVGAGTGTVAYAAYTIAGGGLSLDAAVLLLLAGVLATLALGARFDWGDGGVGVLR
- the moaA gene encoding GTP 3',8-cyclase MoaA, with the protein product MLTDDFGREVTGVRVSLTDRCNFDCVYCHNEGLGDTRGPMAPRDDEMDADDVVRFLEIVPEFGVDSVKFTGGEPMLRSDLEEIVERTPSELEISMTTNGTFLPGRAADLVEAGLQRVNISQDAMDPETFAAVTKSGAYDAVLAGVEAALEAGLQPVKLNTVVFERTAGYVPEMVDHVAANPGLRLQLIEYMPELTGHPEWRIDIERVHDWLAERAVAIETREMHDRTRYWIRAADDDAAESDGADGVAPESPDAIDGPAGMVEVVDPVENPTFCANCHRVRVTPDGRLTGCLNRTDDHRSMGAMTESEIREAFRTIVETRVPFYGEYMVRDDDGGWEVNEEYVDAPVSE
- a CDS encoding helix-turn-helix domain-containing protein, which gives rise to MGTTAELVMPTSEFALAHTLSEASSLTAGIEPLVATDPARVMPYVTFRGQRADVDGLESTLAADPSVREATALTNGDETSRFRIEWDPTVTETVRTLTETDASILEATAENTHWRFRLLVPRRDDLSRTYDAATEAGLTLDVVRVHEMESDERSRYGLTDAQHETLIQALEHGYYEIPRTVDMEELATHLEISHQALSERLRRAHRRLVTEALDADDDGE